In a single window of the Daphnia carinata strain CSIRO-1 chromosome 4, CSIRO_AGI_Dcar_HiC_V3, whole genome shotgun sequence genome:
- the LOC130694362 gene encoding probable ATP-dependent RNA helicase vasa-like — translation MGDDWDDVLYSVPPQGRGGGSWNNNNQAGIKPPAGRGRGAATLASQMNSVKISTDDEWGVGVQTAKPVPSSNGWDAPATNAGNSSDWGAPASTAPPNTGGWNAPETTSQFKNDFDDQPRGGGWGTSGGNGFKGTGGGGGGGRPCHKCGEDGHFARECPKGGGGGGGGGSRPCHKCGEEGHFARECPQAGGGGGSGPRTCHKCGEEGHISRECPQGGGGGARTCNKCGEEGHMARDCPQGGGSASSKCYNCHEAGHSSKDCPNPFNELTEDGKPREQYIPEAVTCDEKELFKGIVCGERFSNFDKVVLQVTGKDVPQYITSFEEAGLRPLLLQNIKNSGYIKPTPVQKASIAVILAKRDLIACAVTGSGKTAAYLVPVMNILLEQGVAGASHAMVQKPEVVIVAPTRELAIQIHREACKFSYNSILKSVIIYGGTVTSHQRSNLQAGCNILVATAGRLKDFLDRGVFDFSGVRFLILDEADRMLDMGFGPDIEKIVNHPTMPPKGIRRVCMFSATFPDEVQALAASYMEDYIFVTTGIVGGTNPDVEQLFFQCSKRDKRAKLIEVLQDIGDAKTIVFVDSKKTADFVAAFLCNNNLQATSIHGDRLQSQREQALRDFKNGIRNILVATNVAARGLDIAGVNYVVNYDLPTDIEEYVHRVGRTGRVGNVGKSISFFDEERDGPNGGKFVSLLTKSNADVPPFLQAMVSGVSGMGYDFSAPSTQGGFASRDMRRFGDKPGFAALPTEVEESWD, via the exons ATGGGTGATGATTGGGATGATGTGCTTTACTCAGTTCCACCTCAAGGCAGGGGTGGAGGTTCTTGGAATAATAACAACCAAGCAGGAATAAAACCACCTGCTGGCAGAGGAAGAGGGGCAGCTACATTGGCCAGCCAAATGAACAGTGTGAAGATCTCAACTGACGATGAATGGGGAGTGGGAGTTCAAACTGCAAAACCTGTTCCTAGCTCTAATGGATGGGATGCTCCAGCCACAAATGCTGGCAATTCCAGTGATTGGGGAGCTCCAGCGTCAACTGCTCCTCCAAATACTGGTGGTTGGAATGCACCTGAAACCACCTCACAATTCAAGAACGATTTTGATGACCAGCCCCGTGGTGGTGGATGGGGCACCTCTGGAGGAAATGGATTCAAAGGCACtggaggtggtggaggaggtggTCGTCCATGTCACAAG TGTGGAGAAGACGGTCATTTTGCCAGGGAATGTCCTAAaggcggtggtggtggtggcggcggcggcagtcGGCCTTGTCACAAA TGTGGAGAagaaggacattttgccagagaatgtccacaagctggtgggggcggtGGTAGTGGTCCACGGACttgtcacaaa TGTGGAGAAGAAGGACATATTTCCAGGGAATGCCCACAAGGAGGTGGTGGGGGAGCTCGTACGTGTAATAAG tgCGGAGAAGAGGGCCATATGGCAAGAGATTGTCCACAAGGAGGAGGCAGTGCAagcagcaagtgttacaac tgtcatgaagctggccactCCTCGAAAGACTGCCCGAATCCATTCaatgaattgacggaagacgGAAAGCcgcgtgaacaatacattccggaagctgtgacgtgcgatgaaaaggaactgtttaagggcatcgtctgtggggaacgcttCAGCAATTTTGACAAAGTCGTCCTacag gttacaggaaaagatgtacctcaatacatcacatcattcgaagaagccggcttGCGCCCACTACTACTTCAGAACATTAAGAATTCCGGCTACATTAAACCCACACctgtacagaaagcttcaATTGCAGTTATTCTcgccaaaagagatttgattgcttgtgctgtcacgggctccggcaaaacg gcggcgtacttggtaccggttatgaacattttgttagaacaaggtgttgctggtgcgtctcacGCCATGGTTCAGAAGCCAGAAGTTGTCAtagtcgcacccactcgtgaattggcaattcaaattcaccgcgaggcttgtaaattctcctacaattccattttaaagtctgtgattatttatggaggaactgtcacgagccatcagcggtcaaatcttcaagctgggtgcaatattctcgtcgcgaccgcggggcgactcaaggattttctcgaccgtggagtatttgacTTTTCCGGGGTcaggtttttaattttggacgaagctgatcgaatgcttgatatgggtttcggccccgatattgaaaaaattgtcaaccatccaacgatgcctccgaaa ggaatccgtcgtgtttgtatgttttcagctacattcccagatgaagtacaagcgctggctgcaagttacatggaagactacatattcgtcacaacgggcattgtcggtggcaccaatccggatgttgaacagctgtttttccagtgctcgaaaagagataagagagctaagctgatcgaagttttacaagatatcggtgatgccaagaccatcgtttttgtcgacagcaaaaagactgcggatttcgtcgctgcatttttgtgcaataacaacttacaa gctaccagcatccatggtgatcgTCTTCAGAGTCAGCGTGAACAAGCGCTTCGTGACTTCAAAAATGGTATTAGGAATATTCTCGTGGCCACTAATGTTGCTGCCCGTGGTTTAG atattgccggcgtcaactatgtcgtaaattatgactTGCCAACTGATATTGAAGAGTATGTTCATCGTGTGGGTCGAACCGGCCGCGtgggaaatgttggaaaatcaataagcttctttgacgaagaaagagaCGGCCCTAACGGTGGAAAGTTTGTATCTTTGTTAACTAAG tccaaCGCCGATGTACCGCCATTCTTGCAAGCGATGGTCTCAGGCGTGAGTGGAATGGGTTACGACTTTAGCGCCCCTTCGACTCAAGGGGGCTTTGCTAGTCGAGATATGCGCCGA
- the LOC130694327 gene encoding tyrosine-protein kinase transmembrane receptor Ror2-like, giving the protein MRSSLVASCLFLLVVDFSSTTGLASPQVQDGQVETVEAVLGDGLTLQCHLPDMEDKPGLTIRWQRWATYRGAVHDDAELKSEGLVRRRRRHHHHRRSRRLIHQSTGSALRFASISEEDEGLYRCVASSSVDNVGTSLVEGDQSLNDSDSHVSKPTLDQLDNATDVSAIDDVQQASQGGAALTSSITATSTTSTVYGSFIYLRIQVAAVLTDYPESPVLIHPLRQQRRQQRLKCLAFGHPTPVIHWRIISNDSSAHQVRLVEEERQQIKRAERGYVRSAVAIEWESGQEEDEQEAEEDDSWRQTINVTCSARNTIGRQTHTDTRMFNLERVRPADVRGEQEDEANDNQAGAGYCGRYTGHICRGQLSNPSSVWYNISSSDQTGGWLNEQLVHGLWDEVVRTLREPCQSAAKKLLCLYAFPECHLDEDGFARKLPLCYEDCMATRQLFCVDDWAQLESNKQRGFYLGSRGHFRLPKCEKLPRMRSRSFFMSSSGSKYGQDPPSCSRGHLTQLVPAEVTTSCVKGRGRFYQGNVSVTKEGIACQRWDAQEPHSHNRPPLNIFPEMQGAENFCRNAGGEEPKPWCYTTDPLVRWQHCDIPQCGRSEVEVTLLPMEATFTPGFVLLLAGVGFLSLLIFLLFLLLCQRALKHKQGYQLPSLQKESIDLQKLRDNSTYQCVGARIDPSLEKLEYPRNDIIYIRDIGQGAFGRVFQAKAPNLVKGEPCTIVAVKTLKEEADDEMCANFEKEACLLAELDHPNIIGLLGVCAVGKPMCLLLEFMELGDLRQYLRSCCPSNYIAIPESSASSNVDFKDVKLNAADLTSMGRQIADGMLYLSQRGFVHRDLATRNCLVSSNGPPSSGGGVTVKIADFGLSQRVHWQQYYYTGTDNDAIPIRWMPLESIIFNRYTTSSDVWAFGVCLWEIFSYAQQPYQGMSHEEVVRYLQSGGMLQPPAHASCAIYAVMRSCWHSSANERPSFVELHDELVAIEEALCCQPRPASDPPPVHL; this is encoded by the exons ATGCGATCGTCATTGGTAGCATCATGTTTATTCCTCCTGGTCGTGGATTTCAGCTCGACAACAGGATTGGCGTCACCACAAG TGCAAGATGGCCAAGTTGAAACGGTAGAGGCAGTGCTCGGTGACGGATTAACGCTGCAGTGCCACCTGCCCGACATGGAAGATAAACCCGGTCTGACAATACGATGGCAAAGATGGGCAACGTACCGTGGCGCCGTTCACGACGACGCTGAACTAAAGAGCGAGGGGCTCGTACGGCGTcgccgccgccaccaccaccatcgcCGCTCCCGCCGCCTCATCCATCAGTCTACCGGCTCCGCATTACGTTTCGCCTCCATTTCAGAAGAGGACGAGGGCCTGTACAGGTGTGTCGCATCCAGCAGCGTCGATAACGTCGGGACTAGCCTCGTCGAAGGAGATCAGTCGTTGAACGACAGCGATTCTCACGTATCAAAGCCGACACTCGATCAGCTGGACAACGCTACCGACGTTTCAGCTATCGACGACGTCCAGCAAGCGAGCCAAGGAGGGGCGGCATTAACGAGTAGTATTACTGCTACATCCACCACGTCGACAGTGTACGGATCGTTCATCTACTTACGCATTCAAG TGGCTGCCGTCTTGACGGACTACCCGGAATCGCCTGTTTTGATCCACCCGTTGCGGCAACAGCGACGACAGCAACGTCTCAAGTGTTTGGCTTTTGGCCATCCGACGCCCGTCATCCACTGGCGAATCATCAGCAACGACAGCAGCGCGCACCAg gTGCGTTTGGTCGAAGAAGAAAGGCAGCAAATCAAACGGGCTGAACGAGGTTACGTTCGCTCTGCAGTTGCAATCGAGTGGGAGAGCGGACAGGAGGAAGACGAGCAGGAGGCAGAGGAGGACGACAGCTGGCGGCAGACGATTAACGTGACTTGTTCAGCTAGGAACACTATTGGACGTCAAACGCACACCGACACGCGAATGTTCAACTTGGAAAGAGTCCGCCCGGCGGACGTGAGAG GTGAACAAGAAGATGAAGCCAATGATAATCAAGCGGGGGCCGGATATTGCGGCCGCTACACGGGCCATATTTGCCGCGGCCAGTTGAGCAATCCGTCGTCCGTCTGGTACAACATCAGCAGCAGCGACCAGACGGGCGGTTGGCTCAACGAGCAGCTCGTCCACGGACTCTGGGACGAAGTCGTCCGCACTTTGCGAGAGCCCTGCCAATCAGCCGCAAAG aAATTATTGTGCTTGTACGCGTTTCCCGAGTGCCATCTAGACGAAGATGGATTTGCACGCAAGTTGCCTCTTTGTTACGAAGATTG CATGGCGACGAGGCAGCTCTTCTGCGTCGACGATTGGGCTCAGCTGGAAAGCAACAAACAACGGGGATTCTACCTCGGTTCCAGGGGTCACTTCCGCCTGCCCAAATGCGAGAAATTGCCCAGGATGAGATCGCGTAGCTTTTTCATGTCCAGCAGCGGTAGCAAGTACGGCCAAGATCCGCCCAGTTGCTCGCGTGGCCATTTGACTCAACTCGTTCCAGCCGAAGTGACca cGTCGTGCGTCAAAGGACGCGGCCGATTCTACCAGGGGAACGTGAGCGTGACGAAGGAAGGGATCGCCTGCCAGCGGTGGGACGCCCAGGAGCCGCACTCGCACAACCGCCCGCCTCTCAACATCTTCCCGGAGATGCAGGGAGCCGAAAACTTTTGCCGGAACGCGGGCGGAGAGGAGCCGAAGCCGTGGTGTTATACGACGGACCCGCTGGTCCGGTGGCAACACTGCGACATCCCGCAATGCG GTCGTTCAGAGGTCGAAGTGACTCTGCTTCCAATGGAAGCCACTTTCACTCCCGGATTTGTTCTGCTGCTGGCCGGAGTCGGTTTCCTCTCGTTACTCATCTTCCTCCTGTTTCTACTCTTGTGCCAGAGGGCCTTGAAGCACAAACAAGGCTACCAGCTTCCTTCGTTACAA AAAGAATCGATCGACTTGCAGAAGCTGCGAGACAACTCGACCTACCAGTGTGTCGGCGCCCGCATCGATCCGTCGCTGGAGAAACTCGAATATCCCCGCAACGACATCATCTACATCAGAGACATTGGCCAAGGAGCTTTTGGCCGCGTCTTCCAA GCTAAAGCTCCTAACCTGGTGAAAGGTGAGCCGTGCACAATCGTGGCCGTCAAGACACTTAAAGAAGAAGCGGACGATGAGATGTGCGCGAATTTCGAGAAGGAAGCTTGCCTATTGGCCGAATTGGACCATCCCAACATAATCGGCTTGCTGGGCGTCTGCGCCGTCGGCAAGCCCATGTGTCTCTTACTCGAATTCATGGAGCTGGGCGATCTCAGGCAGTACTTGCGCTCCTGTTGCCCGTCCAATTACATCGCCATCCCCGAATCGTCGGCTTCGTCCAACGTCGACTTCAAGGACGTCAAACTCAATGCTGCCGATCTGACGAGCATGGGCCGGCAGATCGCCGACGGCATGCTCTACCTCTCGCAGAGGGGATTCGTCCACCGCGACCTGGCCACCCGCAactgtctcgtcagctccaacGGGCCGCCCAGCAGCGGCGGAGGCGTCACCGTCAAGATCGCCGATTTCGGACTCTCTCAGAGGGTCCACTGGCAACAGTACTACTACACGGGCACCGACAACGACGCCATACCCATACGGTGGATGCCGCTCGAGAGCATCATCTTCAACCGATACACGACGTCCTCAGACGTCTGGGCTTTCGGCGTCTGCCTCTGGGAGATCTTCTCCTACGCCCAGCAGCCCTACCAGGGCATGTCGCACGAGGAGGTCGTCCGCTACTTGCAGTCGGGCGGCATGCTCCAGCCGCCGGCACACGCCTCCTGCGCCATCTACGCCGTCATGCGGTCCTGCTGGCACAGCTCGGCCAACGAGCGGCCCAGCTTCGTCGAGCTCCACGACGAGCTCGTCGCCATCGAAGAGGCTCTCTGCTGCCAACCTCGTCCGGCTTCGGACCCACCTCCAGTTCACCTTTGA
- the LOC130694355 gene encoding transcription factor BTF3 homolog 4-like — protein MNAEKLAKLQSQVRIGGPGTARRKKKVVHRTATTDDKKLQSSLKKLTVNNIPGIEEVNMFKDDGTIIHFNNPKVQASLAANTFAITGHAEHKPITDMLPAILNQLPTESLAHLKERIVGASAGGQGASSATLPTTEEDDEVPDLVDNFDEPSKKEAPTVETKSTAEVKVAETPAATTAEPVKAAETPKAEE, from the exons ATGAATGCAGAGAAGTTGGCAAAACTGCAATCTCAGGTCAGGATCGGGGGCCCTGGCACTGCTCGcaggaagaagaaagttgTCCACCGTACAGCCACCACTGATGACAAGAAGCTGCAGAGCTCCTTGAAAAAGCTGACCGTCAACAACATCCCTGGCATTGAGGAAGTGAACATGTTCAAGGATGACGGAACAATCATCCACTTCAACAACCCAAAAGTACAGGCTTCTTTAGCGGCCAACACTTTTGCCATCACCGGCCATGCTGAACACAAAC CCATCACTGATATGTTGCCAGCCATCCTCAATCAATTGCCAACTGAAAGTTTGGCACACTTGAAGGAAAGGATAGTAGGAGCATCTGCTGGTGGACAAGGTGCGTCATCGGCAACATTGCCCACAAccgaagaagatgatgaagttCCCGATCTTGTGGACAATTTCGACGAACCCAGCAAGAAGGAGGCGCCCACTGTCGAGACGAAATCGACAGCTGAAGTCAAAGTAGCTGAAACTCCTGCTGCGACAACCGCCGAACCAGTCAAAGCTGCTGAGACTCCCAAAGCAGAAGAATAA